The sequence TATCACTTCAGTCCtgcattgattttctttctcattattagAATCGGCAAAACGCTACGTCCTTCTTTTCCTGCGAGACACCTACCACGTTGCCATAGCATGCAGGAGGATCAGCCTCAGCACAGCACTTCTCCAGTCTGGCTTCATATGCCTTGATGATTCTCAGCAGCAAAAGGGAGCCATACTCGGGATGACTTCTCGAATATTCATACAAAAACCTAAGTAAGACGAACATAGATCTACTTGAACCAATGAGCCAGAAAATGTACATAACTAACTTCAAGTGTGATCATATTCCCAAGGTCTGAATTTGACTAAACCCCATGCAGTGAAGCTTAGTGGCACAGGACTCGGGGcccttcctgggttcaatttctggttctgccacttatttTACTCTATTATGTTAGGCAACTTATTAAAACTAAGGAGCCTTAGTTTCTTCCTCTGGAGAACGGGACTGGTAATAGTAATATCCATTTCATAAGTTGTGTTATGAAAAATACATGACACAATCTGTGTAAAACATATCCTGTCTGGCACATCTTAAGTGTTTGATGAATGGTATCTGTTATTTTCATGTATACTTAGTTTGATTTGGactacatttcaaaaatattctacTAGACAGAggtatattcttaaaatattctccCCATATGATTGAAATCTTAAAGGATACATCATTTTGTAAGTACTATTTAGTGCAAAAGAAGCTATTGTAATCCAACAATAAAATTGTACGACTCGTCATCATTCTTACTGATCATATATAATCATTTGGTATTTAACTGCCTTGTCATACTACTGAAGATTCTGCTCTTTTTATCCAAGTGAAACACCTAGTGTCAAATTCTTTACTTCTTTGTATCATCTTTGCTGCCAATACACAGAtggatagatatagatagatgtgTAGATCTATGATTCAtagacaataaacattcatatatatatacaaatatatatatacaagatgTTTAAGAAGTaactttttaatgaatgagtaaacaaatacaaataaacctTACATACATAatttgtacatacacaaatatttctAGAGATATCTCTAGAGATGTCCCTAAAGAGTAAGGAACATTGAGCTTTTGCTATGAATGTATACTGAATGACAATgattgaaattacaaattttttaaacttcaaagaCTAGGAGTCAAAAGGTCAACATGGAAACTTTGTAACTCCTGGGCAAGATGGAAACTAGTAACTCCAAAGGAAAGCCTAGTATATCTTCCTAAATCATGATCTTCCTAAATCAAGAGTATGAAAGGGTAATTCCTTATCTAACTTACGTGCCCAAGAAGATATCTTTTGCCTCAGCATAGTTTTTGCAAACATCCTTATCCTCAGCATAATCAGCTGCTAGTGAAGGTAAATTATCAGGCTTGTCATCTTCCAGCTCAACAATGCAGTGATATTTTTCCAACTTGGGCTTAGCACAACATGGGCCCAGTTTCTTGGATATTGTGTCTTGATTATCACAAGTGTAATTGGAAAGGGTCATCTGTGAGGAGGTcaacaaatgttcaacataaaTTGGCATTGCTACACTTTCTCTCCAGACCTTTGTGATGTTGCAGAACACATTCCCTATATTCCAATGGCCACTCATTCACAACCTTTGTACCTTCTATGAACACAGATCCTCCATCAGTGCTTCTGAACCTGGAGCCTCAGTACTACTAAAACACAACCACTTGATCAATAAAGACTTGTTGGGAACcagttatcttttttattataattaattaatcaattaataatcagctatttattaattttatatttccactgTTGAGgcatttaagttttttaaagtaaaactcaatgcttcttttcaaatattgtcCTCAAAATAAATGCAGACATTTTGAAACCAAATAACTAAGTAAAGCatgagagattttaaaaagtgcGTCAAGGTCATAGTCATGGGTCTTGCTTATGTATGTAAAATATCTGTCTTAAATTTCCAGGAAGTGTCATGAAAGCTCAGGATTCTAATAGATggtcattatttttaatctttgaagaAAGGGAGACAAAACTACAAATTTGGGGGAGAGATCATGTTTGGGAAAACAgtcaataaaaggaaagaacatgGGGGGCAGAGAATGCATCATTTTCAGAAGTCTCTTGAATTAATGacccttctccagccacacctttcCCCAAAAAAATATCTTAGCAATGGAATTTTGCAGTTGTCCTCCTTCAACTTCAGCCTAAATTCTCAGAGTATGACTGAAAGAGGTTACAAAAGGGTGAAAGAGTTTTTCAGATCATTTGGTAAATGCCAGTTATCCCCAGTGATGCTAACCACATCTATTCTACCAACTTAAGCATGTAAactacaaaaggaaaattaatggcTCTTTACCCTGTCGTGTACACCTTCAAGCAGATCTCCTTTGCAAAATTCCTGGAAGATTTTGATAAGATCTGTTGCCATCTTGGTTATTTCTGTAAATACAGCTTGGGGAAATTTTCGGCTAAGACGAGCTACTAACCTAAAAAGCAAATCCCCCATCAATTTATTATTATCAGGCATAAATTGATGTGAAAGATCTATGAAACTACCATTTATAACAAAGAAATTCAAGACAGGTtaacacagaatttttttaaaacattcattagTTATTTTAATGCTAGAGCTGAACCAAATAGTGACCTTTACtcctattttcttaaaattatccaTTGTGAGAGTGTATGGTGGATGGAAACCTGATGATTCATAAAATCAGCAAACAAGAATGCTGAAAGGGGTGAGGGTCTGAGGGGCATCAGCTATGGAGCCCAGATCTGACTTCATATCTTCTTagcagtgagaccctaagcaagttacttaacttctctgaactttaACCTTCTCAGTGTCACAACATCATGCTAAATTGAAGCACTGTTTTGGAGAGTAAATTAGATAATacctgtgaaaatattttataatctggGAAGTATCACATAAACTCCAGTTACCTTTTTTCCTTCATGAAAACACCCTCTTTCCTGACTACTAAAGTtcttcaagaaaattaatttcctaaCTTCTACATAATTAGGGAGTTTTTATTAAgtacacttttaaaagaaattgatcCAGCATGGCCTCTAAGCTCTAAGACAAGATATAAAAGACTAATGTCATCATTCTTTCCAAAATCATTTCAGTGCTTTCTAAAACCAGTAAAGGAGACTTCTTTCCCAGAACTAGTCACTGCCTGGGTAATGTGTACTGGTTCATGTTAGGGGTATTTCATTTATCAATTTGATTGTTTTTTGTGATTTGGATGGTAGGAATAATGGGAAAGATAATTCACTTGACAGTTTCTAGAGAGCGTGCatgtctattattttaattttatctcctGTTACATTGATTCATTGTTGACTGACAGGTGAGGGGTTGGAAGAATAGGTAATATTTTTCTTAGATCAGATACTGAAGGAGGTTCCGAAAATcatctaaataatatacaaacaGAAGCCCAGGCAAAAACAGGAGATCAAAAGCAGAGTCGGAGCTATGCAAAAACTACAAGTAGTAACTTCAGCTCTAATTATCAGGACATAACAAGAGGAGTAGATGCTTTCAGATGGTTGTGGGAaaggataaaattaaataaaagtcccTGCCTGTAGCTCTATAAAAATAATAGACCATTAGTATAAGATTCCTAGTCTTCATAAACACAAtttatatatctttctttttaggACAAAATGGTaatgtcttttaaattctttaacaacttagaaaaataatacaaacaataatgtGAATTTATTACTTATGTTCTGATTTTGACCTctgatttctcttccttttagaCAACGACAACAAAATACATTTGTAAGCATTGGGAGAAATGATAAGTATATGTACACTTTTGTCAATGGAAccatttcacttttatatttttataaagacacaaattgtgttaaaaaatatttaccatgctTTGAAAGATCTTTCACCAAATTTTTCAAGAATGTTGCACTTGAATCTATCGTTGacagaagaaaacattattttcttcttcaatttctcaaTCTATAGAAAGAAAgcaatttgaaataaatgtaGAAGAGAAAACTTCTGTACAAACACCACTTCATAAACTAAGATGAGAATATTCCAAATTAAATCTAAATTCTCAATTATTCCTTTGgcaaataattattttgctaTGTAAGAGGAAAAATTAGTCTGGTCATAGTGGAGGCCTCTAGGTACTTAAAACCACCATGGGCACATTGCCAGAGTAAAGCCTTCTGAAAGAAAAAGTGTACACTAATTCCCAGGAACATATAACTTAACCGAATTCTTAATTTTGTGCATCATCCATTTACATCCCTCCTCGGACAATATGAACTCCCCACAAAACAGAACGAGGCACACAATGAATACTTATGGAAAGAATAAATGAGCTTTTGTTTCTTGTTGCAGTAATATTTCTACTTGAAATTCCCTCTCCATCAAAAGTCTcatgaaaaagaacacaaaatctgTGACCCCCTTGCTGTGCAATTTGACTGATACTTCGCTCTCTAGATCATCAGCATGTAGAGGGGCTGCACATTTAACTATGTGCACAGTGATTCCCTCCATCAGATCAGCACTGGTGAATCtcagaagaagggaggaagaatagGAGAGGTCTTCAAAGAGAATAAAACTTCTTTGGGAGACATGAAAGTAAAGAAGGCTCTTTTGAACATGTTAGAGAAGTTTCTTTAGGAGATTGTTTTCCTAAATTCAGCCATAAGTTGTTCAAAATCTGAGGATGTATTATGCActggttcttttattctttttttgggggaatACCTTTGGTGCCAAGCATTCTCCTCTATCAGCAGCTTGGCAGCACTCTGTCAAATAGCCTTTATACTTTTCAGTAAGGTAAAGAATTTCTGAGCCACTGGAGTAAGGATTTCTTCTGGCAACTTCATATaaaaacctaatttttaaaaaaacagataatagGAAGTCATTTTTCCATACCATACAAGATTACAAAAACATAATCAACATTCTCCCCAGAGactccaaaaaccaaagaaatgtaaTTTACCAGGGAAGCTCAATTTGCACCTAATGACCTTGTctttgccattctttttttttttttataaatattttttttttttacgtttacatagggtaatgatgtttattatatttttcccctcccccccacccctcccacccctcccacccctcccacccctcttttccctctacacagtccttctttccttcattcttactgctctccttagcctaactctagacctaaccctaaacctaatgctagcccgtcccaccccccattatatgtcctcatccgcttatcagcgagatcattcgtcctttagtttttgagattggcttatctcacttagcatgatattctccaatttcgaccatttgcctacaaatgccataattttatcattcttcattgcggagtaatattccattgtataaatatgccacagtttctttatccattcatcaactgaagggcatctaggttggttccacaatctggctatggtgaattgagcagcaatgaacattgatgtggctgtatctctgtagtatgctgattttaagtcctttgggtataggccaaggagtgggatagctgggtcaaatggtgtttccaatccaagctttctgaggaatctccacactgctttccagagtggttgcactaatttgcaaccccaccagcaatgtatgagtgttcctttttcaccacatcctcgccaacacctattgttgcttgtattcttgataatcgccattctaattggggtgagatgaaatcttagggtagttttgatttgcatttcccttattactagggatgttgaacattttttcatatatctggtgattacttgtacatcttcttctgtgaagtgtctgttcatttccttagcccatttgttgattggattatttgtattcttcgtgtagagttttttgagttctttatagattctggaaattagcgctctatctgaagtatggttggcaaagatattctcccactctgtaggctctctcttcacatttctgatagtttcctttgctgagagaaagctttttagtttgaatctatcccagttgtttattcttgcttttatttcttgtgctatgggagtcctgttaaggaaatctgatcctgagccaacaagttgaagatttaagTCAGTGAAAAGAAAGGTTGAATTTGTGATGTGAGTGTGTGAAGCACATATAAATGGTTAAACTTATCTAATATTgctgattaaaattaaatcaatccTGCTAAtaactcttttttatttcaaaagtctttttaaaaagattaactatatatttttctttttaacatcttttaaaacatgtctatttcaaattttcatatgGATCATATACAGTTTCTAGATCAAAgtttttttgttgtattttttgttGTGTAGAATTTTGTGGTATGAAGATTTACTTCTTTAAAACTCATCATGACAACAAAACTTCCAAGTCTTAACGTTGGAAATGGTTGTAGTTTAGTAGATATTATAATGAGTATTGACttattgcttaatttttaattttgaaacataaatataCTTACTGTCCCAAAGTCTTCTGGCTATTTTCTTCAAAAGAGATGCAATGAGTATCAGGGTCTGTTTGTTGAATTCGTGGGAGGTCAGGTTTATCTTCTTTGTGCTTTACGAGGCATTGGAATCTCTCAAGGTCTTGTTTATCACAGCAGTCAGCCATGTCACCATAGGTTTCACGAAGATTGGCAATTGTGCATGCTTTCTCTCCAAAGATAGTATCCTAAATGGAAGAGGACAGCATTCAAATTACTGGGCAGGACCTTACTTTCTTTATTGCCATAGAATAGTATAAAAATTTAACATACTGCTAAAGCTTGGTGAGGAAATCATctatattgtacatatatatggtaTATCATGTATTGAAATATCCCAGGGGACCCCATGAATATGTGTAatattatctttttatgtatgactaaaaatatgaatttaaatatgaaaataatcttaatgaaataaaatttttaaatccatcATAAAAGGAAATTCTATAAAAATTCACTTTCCCCGTTAAATTCCCTGGATTTGACTCTGTGTAATTTACGTAACAATCCATTGCCACAATATTACTTAGGATGAATAAAATAGAAGGGCAAAAAGACAGTTAATGGCCTTAAGGAATGTTACCTTTCTCTGCTTGTTACCTGTCACTAGGGAAACTAGCCTTCAGTGTAGCAGATGAATTCATCTTAGGGAGGAAGCTAAGAGATACTTTCTCATTTAATCTGCTTCTTTTTAAGAGACCTAACTTTTTAGTagatactatttaaaaatgtaagaataacATAAATCCATTACACATTATTACtgcattaaaatatgaatttttattatagaaatatttgtCTCAAAGTACTTCACTTGTCAAATAAGTCGTTTAATCCTCATTTATTTTCACTATATAAGTCATTGTAACACTGTGGAAAATATACTGTTTGAGACACAATTTACTATTTtctaaatgtacttttaaaaatttatatatagaaCTATAACTTGGGAAAagttaaagtatttattttgcaGGAAAGAAAGGTTCttccagagaaaaacaaaaagaggaaagggtCCAGTGACAAGAAAAATATCCTAGCCCATAGAGAGGCATATCTACATTAAGTGGAGAGAAAAATATAGGCCTCTTGTTTTGAAGATGTATTAGGAAACAGCAAAAAGTTCAAAAGGATTAACtaacttgttttttttattgtagataaaaatattaataacccTAAAATGATGAATGTATAACTACAACTGATATTTCACCCATAGCACAGAAATCAGGTGGTGCTTTCTGAAAATCAAAATCATGCTACTACCTCAAAGAGATATCAGCCCTCCTATATTCAGTCAGGCATTATTTACCATAGTCAAAGAAAGCGAATGACTGAAGTGTCcaccaacaaatgaatggataaagaaaatgttgtgtcTAAATACCAGGGAATACTATTCAtcctttaaaagaaggaaattctgtaaCTGGCACTAAAGCAGATGATCTttgaggacattgtgctaagtgcaataaaccaaactcagaaagatgAACACAGGATGATTCCATTAGTACAAAGTATCTAAATTAGTCAAATTCAATATGCTTACCTTACCTGTGTGCCCTTGGTAATTCAATCATTCAGTTCCTCAGGCATTTTTCAGTTACCTACTAAAATCTAAGATGATGTATGGTTTGGGTATGATCTGGTATCCAGCAAGGATACATGTGGTTAACGTCTTGATACCCATGGAGGTGCTATTTGGGGAGTGGTGGAACTTTTGGGAGACGGAATCCAGTGGGAAGTCCTTAGGTCACTGAGGGACTTCAAGGGCAACCCCTTGGTAGTTTTCATGTAACCACTTGAGTTCTCAAAAGAGGGTTGTATATACTATAGAAGGTGCAAGGTAAGCATATTGAAATTCACTACACGTGTACTTCACTGCCCAGTAAACATTATGTGCAGGTTATTCAAAGTGGTTCTGACAATCAGACCTCCAAATGTGAAAAAGAGAAACTTGATCAACACCTGGcatcataataaaaaattaaataaaaatggatcatAGAACTAAATGTAAAACCCCAAGCAATAAaacttctaggaaaaaaaaaaaatcaaattcacagAATCAAAGAATAGAAAGATGGCTGCCAAGGCctaggaagaggaggaatggggAGTTACTAATCAAATGGCATAAAATTCATTTCAGCATGAAGAATAAACTGTAAGGATCTGCTGCACAATATTGTACCTATAGTCACCAATATTGTATTTCACACATAAATTTTAAGAGAAGGATCTCATGTCAGGTGTTCTGATTACAATAAAACAAAgtgaataaatacacaaaaatatattatcacTATTAGCATgtatgaaaagaaaccaaacttcAAATTTTTAAGAGATGATTGCAAATGACAAATTGTCATTTAAACACATGGTGACTATCATGTGTGGTCTCAATGAAGAAGTGTTTTAAAAACTGTGGACATAGACACAACATCTCTgtccccaaaataaaatgaatgatttatCAGTCCATATAAAACTTTTGAGTGTAGTTTATAAATTCAGTAgcttaataataatttttaaaaagaatctttccTTTGAAACACCCAGAATAacttaaaggagaagaaagaatccTCAAAATCAGAACTTACAAGTGGTTTGTTACAATCTGCCCCTAAACTATCAGCAACACATGCTTTTGCCAAGTCAGTCacttcagttgttaattttacgAGGTCATCATATGCAGTCTTCTGGAGATACTGAGAAAAAGTAGCCATTACcctaaaacagaaaacacagaaacaagtagcacaataaaactttaaaataaaacaggttgCTGTGCTAGAGAGCAAATCACATAAGTGTATATAGTCtatgttttctatatatttcttataGTTATCCAAAAAGCCTATTCATATGAGGTATTATCTGAGACCTAATCAGGCACATGTGGCTTCCTAAGCAGGGAGGACAATATCTCCACCATGTCCAAATGTATGTGGGTACATGTCAGTAGATGCACACATACAGCACAACACAAACATGCAAATTATATACtaaatagatttaattttcaaGACTAGGCTTTGTATAAGTCCTTTgagttatttaaaacaaaaacaaaaacacataccTAATTTAATTGGGATGTAGGAAGATaatgacctttaaaaaaatagactattttctcaacattttacaaaattaaaaaaaatatattaaaatgttcccAAGAAACCACAGAACAATTTCCTATGTAAAGGGAAGTTAGTAAGTGAGCTGCCAAAGGAACCATACAATAGTCCTTTCCATCATTTTCCAGAGTTTCTGGGTAGTATGAGAATTCCAGAGCTTAGCTGTTCATCAATTAGATATTAGCCAATGCGacttatgtatttaaataatgtaaatttaattaaaattaatttgtttaaattaatataaatttatatatttaaattaaatttaactaaACTTACTACAATTTGACATTTTATTCCTCCATTGCACTTGCCATATTAAAAGTACTAAATAGTCACATGTGACCAGTGGCTACCATATTAGATAACACTGAAACAGAATACTGCCATCAGTACAGAAAATTCCAAGGTGTAGCAATGTTCTGCAATCTCCACCCTGATGACAGGAAAATATAAGACCTTTAGAGTAATAAGAAATGCaatcagaaaatgtaaattatctCTTCCATATTTTAACTTACAGGTCATTGAAATGTTGCTCCCCAAATTCTTTATATCGAGTAATAATCTCACTTTTGTCtaggggaaaggagaagaaaaaatacaatatgtgtttaaatat comes from Sciurus carolinensis chromosome 10, mSciCar1.2, whole genome shotgun sequence and encodes:
- the LOC124994336 gene encoding albumin-like, which encodes MRANFPAFILPSLSTPQAFGTMTWVTFISLLFLFNSAYSRGVFRRDADKSEIITRYKEFGEQHFNDLVMATFSQYLQKTAYDDLVKLTTEVTDLAKACVADSLGADCNKPLDTIFGEKACTIANLRETYGDMADCCDKQDLERFQCLVKHKEDKPDLPRIQQTDPDTHCISFEENSQKTLGQFLYEVARRNPYSSGSEILYLTEKYKGYLTECCQAADRGECLAPKIEKLKKKIMFSSVNDRFKCNILEKFGERSFKAWLVARLSRKFPQAVFTEITKMATDLIKIFQEFCKGDLLEGVHDRMTLSNYTCDNQDTISKKLGPCCAKPKLEKYHCIVELEDDKPDNLPSLAADYAEDKDVCKNYAEAKDIFLGTFLYEYSRSHPEYGSLLLLRIIKAYEARLEKCCAEADPPACYGNVFEEFQPLVAEPQNLVKQNCDLYEQLGEYNFQNALVIRYTQKTPQVSTPTLVEASRNLGKVATKCCKLPETHRMPCIEDHLSAVLNTLCVMHEKNPVSDRVTKCCSESFVNKRACFSALQVDDTYTPKEFNAETFTFHADICTLPETEQQIKKQIALAELVKHKPTATTDQLKTVMGDFGAFLEKCCKAEDKEACFSEEGPKLVAASQAALA